Proteins from one Blattabacterium cuenoti genomic window:
- the rplT gene encoding 50S ribosomal protein L20 codes for MPRSTNAVSSRRRRKKILKLAKGFYGSRSKVYTVAKNAVEKSFIYAFSGRKKKKRDFRSIWIQRINAGVRKYGRSYSEFIKKLSDKKMKINRKILSDFSMNDPSTFEKIINYIYS; via the coding sequence ATGCCAAGATCTACAAATGCGGTTTCCTCTAGACGAAGAAGAAAAAAAATACTAAAATTAGCAAAAGGATTTTATGGATCAAGAAGTAAAGTTTATACAGTTGCTAAAAATGCCGTTGAAAAATCTTTTATTTATGCTTTTTCAGGAAGAAAAAAAAAGAAAAGAGATTTTAGATCTATTTGGATTCAACGTATTAATGCGGGAGTACGTAAATATGGACGGTCTTATTCTGAATTTATAAAAAAATTATCCGATAAAAAAATGAAAATAAATAGAAAAATTCTTTCAGATTTTTCTATGAATGATCCGAGCACTTTTGAAAAAATAATAAATTATATTTATTCATAA
- the rpmI gene encoding 50S ribosomal protein L35, which produces MTKLKTKSGSKKRFKKTANGHIKKKHAFKNHILTKKSKRRKRNLSRFTLLHKSDKQNIKKQI; this is translated from the coding sequence ATGACAAAATTGAAAACAAAATCAGGATCAAAAAAAAGATTTAAAAAAACAGCAAATGGACATATAAAAAAAAAACATGCATTTAAAAATCATATTTTAACTAAAAAATCGAAAAGGAGAAAACGTAATCTTTCTAGATTTACTTTATTACATAAATCAGATAAACAGAATATTAAAAAACAAATTTAA